One genomic region from Tachysurus vachellii isolate PV-2020 chromosome 22, HZAU_Pvac_v1, whole genome shotgun sequence encodes:
- the LOC132837818 gene encoding myosin heavy chain, fast skeletal muscle codes for MGDGEMECFGPAAIYLRKPEKERIEAQNKPFDAKTAYFVVDAAEMYLKGTLKSKEGGKATVQTEGGKTVTVKEDEIFPMNPPKYDKIEDMAMMTHLNEPAVLFNLKERYAAWMIYTYSGLFCVTVNPYKWLPVYDEKVVSGYRGKKRIEAPPHIFSISDNAYQFMLTDRENQSVLITGESGAGKTVNTKRVIQYFAMVGMTGKKAAEPVAGKIQGSLEDQIVAANPLLEAYGNAKTVRNDNSSRFGKFIRIHFGQTGKLASADIETYLLEKSRVTFQLSAERSYHIFYQLMTGHKPELLEALLITTNPYDYPMVSMGEITVKSINDVEEFIATDTAIDILGFNADEKFNIYKLTGAVMHHGSMKFKQKQREEQAEPDGTEVADKISYLLGLNSADLLKALCYPRVKVGNEFVTKGQTVPQVYNNTMALCKSIYEKMFLWMVIRINEMLDTKQQRQSYIGVLDIAGFEIFDFNSLEQLCINFTNEKLQQFFNHHMFVLEQEEYKKEGIEWEFIDFGMDLASCIELIEKPMGIFSILEEECMFPKATDTSFKNKLHDQHLGKCNAFQKPKPAKGKAEAHFSLVHYAGTVDYNISGWLDKNKDPLNDSVVQLYQKSSNKLLSLLYAGHGAGDADAGGGKKGGKKKGGSFQTVSALFRENLGKLMTNLRSTHPHFVRCLIPNESKTPGLMENFLVIHQLRCNGVLEGIRICRKGFPSRILYGDFKQRYKVLNASVIPEGQFIDNKKASEKLLGSIDVDHTQYKFGHTKVFFKAGLLGTLEEMRDEKLANLVTMTQALCRGYLMRREFVKMMERRESIYSIQYNIRSFMNVKHWPWMKLYFKIKPLLKTAETEKEMAAMKENYEKMKEDLTKALAKKKDLEEKMVSLLQEKNDLQLQVASESESLSDAEERCEGLIKSKIQLEAKLKETNERLEDEEEINAELTAKKRKLEDECSELKKDIDDLELTLAKVEKEKHATENKVKNLTEEMASQDESIAKLTKEKKALQEAHQQTLDDLQAEEDKVNTLTKSKTKLEQQVDDLEGSLEQEKKLRMDLERAKRKLEGDLKLAQESIMDLENDKQQSDEKIKKKDFEISQLLSKIEDEQSLGAQLQKKIKELQARIEELEEEIEAERAARAKVEKQRADLSRELEEISERLEEAGGATAAQIEMNKKREAEFQKLRRDLEESTLQHEATAAALRKKQADSVAELGEQIDNLQRVKQKLEKEKSEYKMEIDDLSSNMEAVAKSKANLEKMCRTLEDQLSELKTKNDENVRQLNDINTQKARLQTENGELSRQMEEKDALVSQLTRGKQAYTQQIEELKRITEEEVKAKNALAHAVQSARHDCDLLREQFEEEQEAKAELQRGMSKANSEVAQWRTKYETDAIQRTEELEESKKKLAQRLQEAEESIEAVNSKCASLEKTKQRLQGEVEDLMLDVERANSLAGSLDKKQRNFDKVLAEWKQKYEEGQAELEGAQKEARSLSTELFKMKNSYEEALDHLETLKRENKNLQQEISDLTEQIGETGKTIHELEKAKKTVETEKSEIQTALEEAEGTLEHEESKILRIQLELNQVKSEIDRKLAEKDEEMEQIKRNSQRVIESMQTTLDSEVRSRNDALRVKKKMEGDLNEMEIQLSHANRQAAEAQKQLRNVQGQLKDAQLHLDDAVRGQEDMKEQVAMVERRNNLMLAEIEELRAALEQTERGRKVAEQELVDASERVSLLHSQNTSLINTKKKLEADLVQVQSEVDDTIQEARNAEEKAKKAITDAAMMAEELKKEQDTSAHLERMKKNLEVTVKDLQHRLDEAENLAMKGGKKQLQKLESRVRELEGEVEAEQRRSAESVKGVRKYERRVKELTYQTEEDKKNVNRLQDLVDKLQLKVKAYKRQAEEAEEQANTHLSRFRKVQHELEEAQERADIAESQVNKLRVKSRDIGKAKDAE; via the exons ATGGGAGATGGAGAAATGGAGTGTTTCGGCCCGGCGGCCATCTACCTCCGGAAGCCGGAAAAGGAAAGGATTGAAGCTCAGAACAAACCTTTTGATGCCAAAACAGCATACTTTGTGGTCGATGCAGCTGAGATGTACCTCAAAGGTACCCTGAAGAGTAAAGAGGGTGGCAAAGCCACTGTCCAAACTGAGGGTGGAAAA ACTGTCACAGTTAAGGAAGATGAAATCTTTCCAATGAATCCTCCAAAGTATGACAAAATTGAGGACATGGCCATGATGACCCACCTCAATGAACCTGCTGTGCTATTTAACCTCAAAGAGCGTTATGCAGCATGGATGATCTAT ACCTACTCTGGGTTGTTCTGCGTTACTGTGAACCCCTACAAGTGGCTCCCAGTGTATGATGAAAAAGTTGTTTCTGGATacagaggaaagaagaggattGAAGCCCCACCTCACATCTTCTCCATCTCTGATAACGCCTATCAGTTCATGCTCACTG ATCGTGAGAACCAGTCAGTCCTGATTAC TGGAGAATCTGGTGCAGGAAAGACTGTAAACACAAAACGTGTCATTCAGTACTTTGCAATGGTTGGCATGACTGGAAAGAAGGCAGCAGAGCCTGTTGCTGGCAAAATACAG GGGTCGCTGGAAGACCAAATTGTTGCAGCAAACCCCCTGCTGGAGGCTTATGGTAATGCCAAGACCGTGAGAAATGACAACTCCTCTCGTTTT GGTAAATTCATCAGAATTCACTTTGGCCAAACTGGCAAGCTGGCCTCAGCTGATATTGAAACAT aTCTGCTGGAAAAGTCAAGAGTCACTTTCCAGCTATCTGCTGAAAGAAGCTACCACATTTTCTATCAGCTCATGACTGGACACAAACCAGAGCTGCTTG AGGCACTGCTCATCACCACCAACCCCTATGATTACCCTATGGTCAGTATGGGTGAAATCACTGTCAAGAGCATCAATGATGTGGAGGAGTTCATTGCCACAGAT ACGGCCATTGACATCCTTGGTTTCAACGCTGATGAGAAATTTAACATCTACAAGCTGACTGGTGCTGTGATGCATCATGGTAGCATGAAGTTCAAGCAGAAGCAGAGGGAGGAGCAGGCTGAACCGGATGGCACTGAGG TCGCTGATAAAATCTCCTACCTTCTGGGCCTGAACTCAGCTGACTTGCTGAAAGCTTTGTGCTACCCCAGAGTCAAAGTCGGAAATGAGTTTGTGACCAAAGGCCAGACTGTTCCTCAG GTTTACAACAACACAATGGCCCTCTGCAAGTCCATCTATGAGAAAATGTTCTTGTGGATGGTCATCCGTATCAATGAGATGCTGGACACAAAGCAACAAAGACAGTCCTACATTGGTGTGCTGGACATCGCTGGATTTGAGATCTTTGAT TTCAACAGCTTGGAGCAGCTCTGCATTAACTTCACAAATGAGAAACTGCAACAGTTTTTTAACCACCACATGTTCGTGCTGGAACAAGAGGAGTACAAGAAAGAAGGCATTGAGTGGGAGTTCATTGACTTTGGGATGGACTTGGCTTCCTGCATTGAGCTTATTGAGAAG CCAATGGGTATCTTCTCCATCCTTGAAGAGGAGTGCATGTTCCCCAAGGCTACAGACACCTCTTTTAAGAACAAACTGCATGACCAGCACCTTGGCAAATGCAATGCCTTCCAAAAGCCAAAGCCTGCCAAAGGCAAAGCTGAGGCCCACTTCTCCCTGGTGCACTATGCCGGCACTGTGGACTACAACATTTCTGGCTGGTTGGACAAGAACAAGGATCCACTGAACGACTCTGTTGTGCAGCTGTACCAGAAGTCTTCAAACAAACTGCTGTCCTTATTGTATGCTGGTCATGGCGCTGGTGATG CTGATGCTGGTGGTGGAAAGAAAGGTGGCAAGAAGAAGGGTGGTTCCTTCCAGACAGTGTCTGCTCTCTTTAGG GAGAACTTGGGCAAGCTGATGACCAACTTGAGGAGCACTCATCCTCACTTTGTGCGTTGCTTGATTCCTAATGAGTCTAAAACACCTG GTCTGATGGAGAATTTCCTGGTCATCCACCAGTTGAGGTGTAATGGTGTGCTAGAGGGTATCAGAATCTGTAGAAAGGGATTCCCCAGCAGGATCCTCTATGGTGACTTCAAGCAGAG ATACAAAGTCTTGAATGCCAGTGTTATCCCAGAGGGACAGTTCATTGACAACAAGAAAGCTTCAGAGAAACTCTTAGGCTCTATTGATGTGGATCACACACAGTACAAGTTTGGACACACCAAG GTGTTCTTCAAAGCCGGTCTGTTGGGTACTCTTGAGGAGATGCGAGATGAAAAACTCGCAAATCTGGTGACCATGACTCAGGCTTTGTGTCGTGGCTACCTCATGAGGAGGGAGTTTGTCAAGATGATGGAGAGgag GGAATCCATCTATTCCATCCAATACAACATCCGCTCATTCATGAACGTGAAACACTGGCCATGGATGAAGCTCTACTTCAAGATCAAGCCTCTTCTCAAGACTGCAGAGACTGAGAAGGAAATGGCTGCAATGAAGGAGAACTATGAGAAAATGAAGGAGGATTTGACAAAGGCACTCGCCAAGAAAAAGGATCTTGAGGAGAAAATGGTGTCTCTGCTACAGGAGAAAAATGACCTGCAACTTCAAGTTGCTTCT gAAAGCGAGAGCCTTTCAGACGCTGAGGAAAGGTGTGAGGGGCTCATCAAGAGCAAGATCCAACTTGAAGCCAAGCTTAAAGAGACAAATGAGAGACTGGAGGACGAGGAGGAAATCAATGCCGAGTTGACTGCCAAgaagaggaaactggaggaTGAGTGCTCTGAGCTGAAGAAGGACATTGATGACCTAGAGCTCACCTTGGCCAAAGTGGAAAAGGAGAAACATGCCACTGAGAACAAG GTCAAGAACCTCACTGAGGAAATGGCCTCTCAGGATGAGAGCATTGCAAAGCTCACTAAGGAGAAGAAAGCCCTCCAAGAGGCACACCAGCAGACTCTGGATGATCTGCAGGCAGAAGAAGACAAAGTCAACACTCTGACCAAATCAAAGACCAAGCTTGAGCAACAAGTCGATGAT CTTGAGGGTTCGCTTGAACAAGAAAAGAAACTCCGTATGGACCTCGAGAGAGCCAAGAGAAAGCTTGAGGGTGACTTAAAACTGGCTCAAGAGTCCATAATGGACCTTGAGAATGACAAGCAGCAGTCTGATGAGAAGATCAAAAA GAAGGACTTTGAAATAAGTCAACTTCTGAGCAAGATTGAAGATGAACAGTCACTGGGTGCTCAACTTCAGAAGAAGATCAAAGAGCTCCAG GCACGAATTGAAGAGCTGGAGGAGGAAATTGAGGCTGAGCGTGCAGCTCGGGCTAAAGTTGAGAAGCAGAGAGCTGATCTCTCCAGGGAACTTGAGGAGATCAGTGAGAGGCTCGAGGAAGCTGGAGGTGCCACTGCTGCTCAGATTGAGATGAACAAGAAGCGCGAGGCCGAGTTCCAGAAATTGCGCCGTGATCTGGAAGAGTCCACTCTGCAGCATGAAGCCACAGCTGCTGCCCTCCGCAAGAAACAAGCTGACAGTGTTGCAGAGCTTGGAGAACAGATCGACAACCTTCAGCGTGTCAAGCAGAAGCTGGAGAAGGAAAAGAGTGAATACAAAATGGAGATAGATGACCTTTCAAGTAACATGGAGGCTGTGGCAAAATCAAAG GCTAACCTAGAAAAGATGTGCCGCACCCTTGAGGACCAACTGAGTGAACTCAAGACCAAGAACGACGAAAATGTTCGCCAACTGAACGACATTAACACACAGAAAGCAAGACTTCAGACTGAAAATG GGGAACTTAGCCGTCAAATGGAAGAGAAAGATGCACTTGTTTCCCAGCTCACAAGAGGAAAACAAGCTTACACTCAGCAGATTGAAGAACTCAAGAGAATCACTGAGGAGGAAGtgaag GCCAAGAATGCCCTGGCTCATGCTGTCCAATCAGCCCGTCATGACTGTGATCTGCTCAGAGAGCAGTTTGAGGAAGAACAGGAGGCCAAGGCTGAGCTTCAGCGTGGAATGTCCAAGGCCAACAGTGAGGTGGCTCAGTGGAGAACCAAATACGAGACAGATGCCATTCAACGTACAGAGGAGCTTGAGGAGTCcaa GAAAAAGCTTGCTCAGCGTCTACAAGAGGCAGAGGAATCCATTGAAGCTGTTAACTCCAAGTGTGCTTCTCTGGAGAAGACCAAGCAGAGACTGCAGGGTGAGGTGGAGGACCTCATGCTCGACGTCGAGAGAGCCAATTCCCTGGCCGGCAGTCTTGACAAAAAGCAGAGGAACTTTGATAAG GTCTTGGCAGAATGGAAACAGAAGTATGAAGAAGGTCAGGCTGAACTGGAAGGAGCTCAGAAAGAGGCTCGCTCTCTCAGCACTGAGCTGTTTAAGATGAAGAACTCATATGAGGAAGCGCTTGACCATCTGGAGACACTCAAACGGGAAAATAAGAATCTCCAGC AGGAGATCTCTGATCTGACTGAACAGATTGGAGAGACTGGAAAGACCATTCATGAGCTAGAGAAGGCAAAGAAGACAGTGGAAACTGAAAAATCAGAAATCCAGACTGCTCTTGAAGAAGCTGAG GGTACACTTGAACATGAAGAGTCCAAGATCCTTCGCATCCAGCTTGAGCTCAACCAGGTTAAAAGCGAAATTGACAGGAAACTGGCTGAGAAGGATGAGGAGATGGAGCAGATCAAGAGAAACAGCCAGAGGGTGATCGAGTCCATGCAGACCACTCTTGACTCTGAGGTTAGGAGCAGGAATGATGCTTTGAGAGTCAAGAAGAAGATGGAGGGCGATCTTAATGAAATGGAAATTCAACTCAGCCATGCCAACCGCCAGGCTGCTGAGGCCCAAAAACAGCTCAGGAATGTCCAAGGACAGCTCAAG GATGCCCAACTGCACCTTGATGATGCTGTCAGAGGACAGGAAGACATGAAGGAGCAAGTGGCCATGGTAGAGCGCAGGAATAACCTGATGCTGGCAGAGATTGAGGAACTGAGAGCTGCACTGGAGCAGACCGAAAGAGGCCGCAAAGTGGCTGAACAGGAGCTGGTTGATGCAAGTGAACGTGTGTCACTGCTGCACTCTCAA AATACCAGTCTGATCAACACCAAGAAGAAGCTCGAGGCTGATCTGGTGCAGGTCCAAAGCGAGGTGGATGACACCATCCAGGAGGCCAGAAACGCTGAAGAAAAGGCCAAGAAAGCCATCACAGAC GCTGCCATGATGGCAGAGGAGCTGAAGAAAGAGCAGGACACCAGTGCTCATCTggagagaatgaaaaagaaccTTGAGGTTACAGTAAAAGATCTGCAGCACCGTCTGGATGAAGCTGAAAACCTTGCCATGAAGGGTGGAAAGAAGCAGCTCCAGAAACTGGAATCTAGG gtGCGTGAGCTGGAGGGTGAAGTCGAGGCTGAGCAGAGACGTAGTGCTGAATCCGTTAAAGGAGTCCGCAAATATGAGAGGAGAGTGAAGGAGCTCACCTACCAG actGAGGAGGACAAGAAGAATGTGAATAGACTGCAGGACCTTGTGGACAAACTGCAGCTAAAAGTGAAGGCCTACAAGAGGCAGGCTGAAGAAGCC GAGGAACAGGCAAACACTCACCTGTCCAGATTCAGGAAAGTGCAGCATGAGCTAGAGGAAGCTCAGGAGCGTGCTGACATTGCTGAGTCTCAGGTCAACAAGCTGAGAGTCAAGAGCAGAGACATTGGAAAA GCCAAAGATGCAGAATAA